In Carassius gibelio isolate Cgi1373 ecotype wild population from Czech Republic chromosome B17, carGib1.2-hapl.c, whole genome shotgun sequence, a single window of DNA contains:
- the ankrd1a gene encoding ankyrin repeat domain-containing protein 1, which yields MGLLLVEELVTGKRGEGKVSGGACAEVFGAGEYETSIIQEKQDGLHTQQDLNDTTQNDIKPCEENFKLNVDQSGQLKLETVEDLFNILQLRKRRKERKIQMPKKEPEPDILPETVDQALFLKAVTENKMPVVEKYLADGGDPNACDHFKRSALHKASAQGHIEIMQKLLESGASMDQKDKLDATAVHWACRGGSLPALELLLNKGAKFSPRDKLCSTPLHVAVRTGHYECAEHLIHCGADVNAKDREGDTPMHDAVRINRFKMIKLLMMYGASLNAKNNDGKTPMETLLSWQKGVKNILNNFNEEEAPNPNELF from the exons ATGGGACTGCTGCTTGTTGAAGAGCTG GTCACTGGGAAGAGAGGCGAGGGAAAGGTGTCAGGAGGTGCCTGTGCAGAGGTGTTTGGTGCAGGAGAATATGAAACTAGCATCATCCAGGAGAAACAGGATGGACTTCATACACAACAGGACCTGAATGACACCACTCAGAATGACATCAAACCATGTGAAGAGAACTTCAAACTCAAT GTTGACCAATCAGGACAGCTGAAACTAGAAACTGTAGAAGACCTCTTCAATATTTTGCAGCTGAGGAAGAGGAGAAAGGAAAGGAAGATTCAAATGCCAAAGAAAGAGCCAGAGCCTGATATCCTG CCTGAAACAGTGGACCAGGCTTTGTTCCTAAAGGCTGTCACAGAGAATAAAATGCCTGTTGTTGAGAAATATTTAGCAGATGGTGGAGACCCCAATGCCTGCGATCAT TTTAAGCGCTCAGCTCTGCATAAAGCCAGTGCCCAAGGTCACATAGAGATCATGCAGAAGCTCCTGGAGAGTGGAGCATCCATGGATCAAAAAGACAAG CTGGATGCCACAGCTGTGCACTGGGCCTGTAGAGGTGGAAGCCTGCCTGCCCTGGAGCTGCTACTCAATAAAGGAGCCAAATTCAGCCCCAGAGACAAG CTATGCAGCACACCCCTCCATGTTGCAGTTCGGACGGGACATTACGAATGTGCTGAGCATCTCATTCACTGTGGAGCTGATGTAAATGCGAAAGACAGG GAGGGAGACACACCGATGCACGACGCAGTGAGgataaacagatttaaaatgataaaactgcTGATGATGTATGGAGCCAGTCTAAATGCTAAAAACAAT GATGGAAAGACACCAATGGAGACTCTGCTTTCATGGCAAAAAGGTGTGAAAAACATCCTGAATAACTTTAATGAAGAGGAAGCACCTAATCCAAATGAATTGTTTTAA
- the pcgf5a gene encoding polycomb group RING finger protein 5-A: MATHRKHLVREFNRYITCSICRGYLIKPTAVTECLHTFCKSCIVQHFEESNECPECGIQVHETNPLEMLRLDKTLEEIIFKLVPGLREKEEQQESDFWRKNKIKSNGEDGPRAKKARLSDEEDDDGKGGDYHRSDPQIAICLDCLRNNGQSGESIVKGLMKKFIRCSTRVTVGTIKKFLCVKLKLPSSYELDVLCNGEIMGKDHTLEFIYRTRWRLQGDSAYPMVLEYRPRIDFG, from the exons ATGGCGACCCACCGAAAGCACCTGGTCCGAGAATTCAACCGATACATCACCTGCTCAATTTGCCGTGGGTACCTGATAAAGCCCACTGCTGTCACAGAATGCCTGCACACTT TTTGTAAGAGTTGTATCGTTCAGCACTTTGAGGAGAGTAATGAGTGTCCGGAATGTGGGATACAAGTCCATGAAACCAACCCTTTAGAGATGCTGAG GCTAGATAAGACCCTGGAGGAGATCATCTTCAAGTTGGTGCCTGGActaagagaga AGGAGGAACAACAGGAAAGTGATTTCTGGAGAAAAAATAAGATCAAATCAAATGGAGAAG ATGGCCCTAGGGCTAAGAAAGCTCGCCTGAGTGATGAAGAGGACGATGATGGGAAAGGTGGAGACTATCACAGGAGTGATCCTCAGATCGCTATTTGTCTGGACTGTCTACGAAACAATGGCCAATCAGGAGAAAGCATAGTTAAG GGTTTAATGAAGAAATTCATCCGTTGCTCCACCCGTGTTACGGTGGGAACCATTAAGAAGTTCCTTTGTGTAAAACTGAAGCTGCCAAGCTCTTATGAG CTCGATGTTTTGTGTAATGGAGAGATCATGGGCAAAGACCACACCCTGGAATTCATCTACCGCACTCGCTGGAGACTTCAGGGTGACAGC GCTTATCCTATGGTTCTCGAGTACCGTCCAAGGATCGACTTTGGTTAA